A region from the Citrobacter telavivensis genome encodes:
- a CDS encoding helix-turn-helix domain-containing protein — MVDIKQCEDFFPSDAHAFCVFMLNNQSMADLHGHEFDELVIVRGGSGFHIVNDHAEMIRRGDFFLVTANDVHYYESTSELCLINILIHRGRNFKYIKNIDDMIDALSISTHPFNDNYQPLVDEVLDSVVMLAESISQRRDDAFDALYFSGTESSFLKILTILCQCVMEYKGIPIESKGKFYLLDQVRQKYAQEINWKSVCEESGIALRTLYRFFHEMTGQTPEKFQQVYRLLKAQELLRTTDIPVSRIATSCGFSNPTRLTEAYRRYFRRTPSRERQMSLSVQSDS, encoded by the coding sequence ATGGTTGATATCAAACAGTGTGAAGATTTTTTCCCCTCAGATGCTCATGCGTTTTGTGTTTTTATGCTAAACAACCAGTCAATGGCTGATTTGCACGGACATGAGTTTGATGAGCTGGTGATTGTGCGTGGCGGTAGTGGTTTTCATATTGTTAACGATCATGCTGAGATGATCCGTCGCGGTGATTTCTTTTTGGTGACAGCGAATGACGTCCATTATTATGAGTCAACCAGTGAACTTTGTCTTATTAATATTTTAATTCATCGGGGGCGTAATTTTAAATACATTAAAAATATCGATGATATGATTGATGCACTCAGTATTAGCACTCATCCTTTTAATGATAATTATCAGCCCCTGGTCGATGAAGTGTTGGATTCGGTAGTGATGCTGGCAGAAAGCATCAGCCAGCGCCGGGATGACGCTTTTGATGCGCTCTACTTTTCTGGTACGGAATCTTCATTTTTGAAAATATTAACCATTCTGTGCCAGTGTGTGATGGAATACAAAGGAATACCTATTGAAAGCAAAGGGAAATTTTATCTTCTGGATCAGGTCAGGCAAAAGTATGCGCAGGAGATCAACTGGAAAAGCGTCTGCGAAGAGAGCGGTATTGCCTTACGCACGCTGTACCGTTTTTTTCATGAAATGACCGGGCAAACCCCCGAGAAATTTCAACAGGTGTACCGTCTGTTAAAAGCACAAGAGTTATTGAGAACCACTGATATTCCTGTGAGTCGGATTGCGACATCGTGCGGGTTTTCTAATCCTACGCGTTTAACCGAGGCTTATCGCCGCTATTTTCGGCGCACGCCTTCGCGGGAACGACAGATGAGTTTATCTGTTCAGTCTGATTCATAA